One Conexivisphaerales archaeon genomic window, AAGCCCTTCATCGGTACTCTTGTAGAGACCTGCTTTTTGAACTTGAATTTCTGGAATAAGAAGGGAGGCCTTTCCATACCATTAACATTCAGTCCAGCCGTATTATCATTACCAAACCCGAAATACTCTGCATATTTCTTTCTCAGGTTGTTTTCGAGCTGCGATATGAACAGGTCAATAGGATGATCGC contains:
- a CDS encoding CRISPR-associated endoribonuclease Cas6; translated protein: DHPIDLFISQLENNLRKKYAEYFGFGNDNTAGLNVNGMERPPFLFQKFKFKKQVSTRVPMKGFDQVVIGTVWEFGFEADVNRDMIQFALDVGLGERNSLGFGFLNLNKK